CCAGGGAGAGGATTAAGTGAATCATAGGTTGCCCTTGAATTTAGACATCCCCTTGATGAAAGCTTTATAGGAGGTCTGCATAGCAACAAGTGATTAAATTTAGTGTGTTTTACTTAACcaaataaagttaaaatgttaACATTTCAACATGTAATGAATGTAAAAACTATTCCTAaaatcctttatttctttttctaataatAAATCCTTGAGAGTTGATGTGTAATAAAGACATAAACCACACCTCAATTTAATAGCAAATTAAAATGGGAGGTAGTTGATCTGCACATAAAgtctataaattttaaaatcaatacaCACTCCAAAGTTGCATCTAGATACTTAGTTTTCCAGCTACATCAGACTGGTCTTTTCAAATTTACATGGGTATCTGTTACTCCAGGGCTACAGTTGCTGGAAAAGAACATTCTCAGTCTCCCATAAAGAAATACCAAACAAAGCAAACATAACTTGAAAAGACAATTTCTCTGTGAAAGAAGAGTTGTCAGGGAGCCAGCCGGACACGGTTCTTCACGCCTTGAATCACAGTGCTcctgcagaggcaggctgatctcttaatacaggccagcctggtctacagtgagttccaggacagacagggctacacagagaaaccctgttcttgggaaaacaacaacaaaaagagtgtCAGAATCCCAGCCAGGCTAGCTTCAGCACGCTGGGGCAGTAAGTTCACTTAGAAATAAACACCACCTGTGCTTCCTTCTAACACAGGCGGTGACTGTGTGTCATCCCATGGAGAGATGTCATAACCTGATGTGATTGGCTAGTTCATGATTAgcacaaaagaaataaaggaagaaggagggggacaCTCACTCTCGGTGATCAAATTTCAGGAATGATGCAGGGCATTTGTATAAACAAAAGATTTACCAAGTAGAGATTAGAAGAGTGGATGGGAGACGTAGGGTATAGGCCCTTGGTAGGCTAGCCACCTTTgacagaaaacacaaaagccaAACCTTTCTCATATAGTGCATGGTGATgtatacctgtcatcccagcacacaggaggcagaaactcaaggattattggagttcaaggccagtctggactaccttgcaagttccaggctaggcaAGGAAATACACTGctaccatgtcttaaaaaaaataattaacttaAAATCTTTAAGTGctattttgaaattcatttttgCAATAGCTTAACCACACCACACCTAGTTGAACTATATACATCTCTAGTCTGTCTCTGAGCATGAATTCACAAActattctattttaatttgtttctctAACACCTATgatggttttgcttttttgttttgggaggtttatttggttggttgatttggggtttttgtttgtttgtttgttttggtatttaCTATGGGCAAATGCTATGCAATTACTAAGGAACTTTGACTATGTACAGATGGAGGAAAAATGTTCACAAGTTCAATGTTacccttggctacagagtgaatttaagGTCACCTGGGCTACATTAAGCTTTATATAAGACAAATAACTACTATTACCTTCAATCAGTCAGGGATAAAATTTTTCAGCACTGGTGGGTAGTTcttgctatttcatttttttaatcattgtctTCATTACCTATGTGTAATCCCCAATTTTGCTCAACAAGACAAAAAGTGGAGGAATTTGAAAGTCTTTAgcaataagaatttttttaaaaagcagagataGGTCAACTGTGCATGTTGGCTTATTCCCATAAGCTAAGAATCTGGGCAGCTGAGGGAGGATTGCCATTCTCTCACGGCCAATCTCAAGTACCCAGTGAGTTCTGGACCAGCCTGAGATAAGGGATATGGGTGCAGAGTGAGatcctaccaaaaacaaaacaccaaattcACAAATCCCAGTGGCAATTTATtgtcggtttttcgagacagggtttctctgtgtagctttgcgcctttcctggaactcgctttgtagaccaggctggcctcgaactcacagagatcagtctgcctctgcctccctcatgctgggattaaaggtgtgcaccaccaccgccctgccacaatctattgtctttaaaaatagttcctggtaccaggtgtggtggtgcacacctttaatcccagcatgaggaaGGCAGATGCAGATGGGTTTCtgaaagttcaagtccagcctgatctatacaTAGAGAGAGCtgaaggacagccagagctacatagagaggcACTGTCTCAACAACACAGGAGCTATTGGCCTCACCCTCATCTCCGTCCCAGAAACTTCCCTAATCcaatttttctatttccattttctttctctgcattttaTCACTGTACCGACTGAAGGCTTTTAGGTAAGAACACACTCTCTTTCTCTAACTGTGTCCAGCAGGACAGCTCAAGTCCCTGTGTCTCTGAATCAAGAATGTGAGCGCATTCTTTCTGCCTAAATCATCTTCTGGCTCCACTACTTAAAAGCAGCTGGATTCCGGGCAAGATACTTCTCCAGATGTTCaaacaatttgtttgttttttaatagaaaaaaagataTTAATGTTCATTATATATGGCTTTGAGAGtagcataaatatatacaaatccATTAACTTCCAAAGGGTTGCCCAGGAGCCCTTCCATACATGATACCATAGTGCCATATGTGATGTTCATTGGATGGTCATAACTGATAATGAAAAAGCCTAGGCCACCAGGGTTGCAAAGCAATTTAAGAAGCTTTTACTGCAAACAAAGGGTTGATGTTGTCTGTAAAATTCCCGGAAGATATTATGGGAAAAAGGAGGCCATACTTGAAAGTCTTACAGGCTCAGGCCTTAAGCATGATTGCTATTTTAACATTCTACTTTGAAAAAATCTGTTTAAAAGGAATGATTGTCTCTAGCACACAGTTGCAGCAAatatgttagaatttttttttaatattcatttggTTTTTTGACTGTCCGCAGGTAAGAAGCTCCACTAGACACCAGAGGCTCCTTTATTGGTCAAATGGCCCACAATTTCCCTTGCTCTACTGCCTGGGGATGTGGCAGGAACACATTGGCAGACGGTTTAGAACAGGTCAGTGGGGTTAAGAAGGAACATGAGTGAAGTGGCTAAGACGTCAGGCAAGAAAGGGAGCAAAGAACTAGAGCGAAAGAAGGAGACTTTAccgttttctattttttttttcccataaggatccctctatgtagccctggctatcctggagctctctatgtagGCCTAGAACTCAgacatcctcctacctctgcctcctgagtactaggatcaaagacatgcaccaccttGCCTAGCCTttagatttgttcattttttctagacagggtttctcagtgtagcctctgaggtcctggaactcaggagaccaggatggcctcgaactcacagagacctgcctgcctccgcctcccgagtgctgggattaaagggatgtgcctcCACAGCCTGGCTAGATTTTTCTTTAATACTTTAACTAAATTAAAAACTTAGTTCTGATGCTTCCTGGGGAAACTGATGTTCCTTCTTTGGgctcttagtctcattaatacgataatttaaaaacagactcagaagaTCAAGGCCagttattagagtttaaaagacaaACAGCACAGGCAAGACATACTAAAACCCAAGTAGCCTTGAGAAGCgggagaacaaaaaaagaaatcatactgTTAAGTTAGTCATGGAGGTCAGAAACTGCGTGGCCGACTGAGAAACACACCAGAGTTGAGAGGACACCAAATCCCAGACTCCTGTCTCAGGGCAAAAGACCTCACCGGGGTCACGTGACTGAGGATACCTAGACACACATTATAAAGGTAAACCACCCCTCTGGGGTGGTGGGCTAGAAGGCTAAGGAAAAGTTTCCAGAAAGCCTATGGCCCCCTGATGGACAGCCCGCCTTTTTCTTTGGCATTTCGcgggctttttgtttcttttgtattGGCGCCTGCTCTGTTTCCCAGATGCTATGGTAAAACAGAATTTCCGGTCTTCCTCTTCAATCTAGCATCTTTCATATGTTAATCTTGATGATTCCATCATGTTCAACTTCTGACACATGATTTTCCAATTCGGCTGAACTGTTCAATTTATTCTTTTCCAACAGAATGTCTTATCCCTTATCTCTCTAACGTCTGTCATCTGTAGGATTTACTGACAGCCGTTTACTTTCACTCTGAGCTTTGCTTTCTGGATACTAGACTGCACTGCTTTGGGAACCCTGGGAAGCCTGGGGGTAAGCTGgatctcttctgttcttttccctTTCACTGGACAGAAACTTGGTTTGAAGTGTAAAAATACAGTTTTTACAGGAACTTTTCAACGGTTTGGTATTGAATTGGACACGAGCTTTATCTTCTGGCATTTCAAAATAGAGCAGATtctgccttaaaaacaaacaaacaaacaatctaaTCTAAAACGTTTAGGAGAAAATGAATTTAATGTAAGGAGAGTTAAGAAGCATAATCGCTCGAAAAATTGTTACAAAATTCAGGTTTAACCAATGGGAAAGGAGACCGTCCTTTGTAACCGCTAACCAATCAAACAGGGCGAATATAAGTCTTAATTTGCATAAAACTGTctacaaatacacaaacaacGTTTCTTCAGactccactttctttttctcccaaagAAAGATATTTCAAGATGCCTGAGCCCGCGAAGTCCGCTCCCGCCCCGAAGAAGGGCTCCAAGAAGGCCGTGACCAAGGCCCAGAAGAAGGACGGCAAGAAGCGCAAGCGCAGCCGCAAGGAGAGCTACTCGGTGTACGTGTACAAGGTGCTGAAGCAGGTGCACCCCGACACGGGCATCTCGTCCAAGGCCATGGGCATCATGAACTCGTTCGTCAACGACATCTTCGAGCGCATCGCGAGCGAGGCGTCGCGCCTGGCGCATTACAACAAGCGCTCGACCATCACGTCCCGGGAGATCCAGACGGCCGTGCGCCTGCTGCTGCCCGGGGAGCTGGCCAAGCACGCCGTGTCCGAGGGCACCAAGGCCGTCACCAAGTACACCAGCTCCAAGTGAGCGGCGGACCTCACCGAAACCCAAAGGCTCTTTTCAGAGCCACCCAACAGTTCACAATTAAGAGCTTTGCACTTCCTGTGGCAGCAGCCAACCCTCTTTACACGAATCTCCTGTTTTTCATGCGACAGTGTTCGTATCCCTCACTTCCTGCTATCAACGCAGGCTCCTTGAGTCTTAGGCACTCTGTTGCAACTAGAGAAGATATTGGAACAATGGCCCCGGAACGATTCATTTTCAGCATCTCATGCTAGGTAAACGTTAGTTTTAACCCTGGTGGCTGCCGATGGTGGAACACCAGGAAGGGATCTCGGAGCGACCTGACCGAACGCCCGTATTTCcgggcttttgttttttaagtattcCTGGGAAATTCACACTGGCACAGGAAGGCGGAGTGAAACCGTGGGTTTACCACCCGGGTTAGCTGAACTACATAATTCCATTTTTCTTACCAGTGTCCTAATTTCGTTCAAAACGCAAGCTTGTTAATTCGGTGCCTGTTAACCGGCTCTTGGTGACGCTCGGGTCGCCATTTTATGCGGCGCCGCCGCCCTGTGTAGACAGCTCGGCTCGGCTCGGCTGGGCTCGGATCCGATCGGCTGGGCTCGGCTCAGCTCAGCTCGCCGAAAGCGAAAGTCGGCCAGAAGCGCCAGATCCCGCATCTCTCCCTCTTCTAAGTCCTTTGGcatcctcacctctcctggagcttttgaattttaaagacttttaCATATGAATTGGGTTGTGGGAGAAGCAGCAGGACAcccatttaaagaaaaaacaaaacctcttttgtttacttttttcattACAGGAAATGGGGAAAGGGGTTTGTTTATAAAGCTAAAAGGGAAAAATTAGGCAAGCCTAGAatcatttaatttctttgttccttttcctaAACTGCTgggttgttttgggttttgtttttggttttttaacatCAAGAAAACTCCCAACCCCCTCTCTCGACTTGTTTTGTAAATGTGACCTAACATTCACCACATCACTTTATTTACAGTTAAAGCTACAGAATGTTGGGTACGATTCTGTGCCCAGGCTCTGGAGTCTGCAGCTTCAGAGTTCAGCAATTTTGGAGCTTTGCGTCCCAGCAGGGAGGGACCCTGACCCAATGTGAGGGGAAAAAATGTGAAGTAGGATAGATAGCGGGGTGGAAGTAGCTCCCTGTTCCAGTGAGCTAcagtcctgcctccaggctcttcCAGGTCTCCTTCCTGAGGCTGGTTAAGTACCTTGATCCCACCTCCCCAGGCCTCTCTTTAAAAGAAGTAGATACAAAGAAACTATccattttaaagtaacaaaattGCAGCTGCAATTCAGGAGACTTCTCAGCGTGTAAAGTTATTTGCTACCAAACCTGAAGACCCAAGTTGTCTCCACTAGACCCACAGGGCATTCCCGAAAAATGCCCTCTATCCTACACAGATATTCCATAGCAAGTAGGGCACACACAaatttttttcactgtttttaaaaactgcaagTTAACTTTATTCGTTGTTACTTTAGAAATAACGAGCTTCCTGGTGAATTGTTTACATGTCAGAGTTCAAATGTTCaaggtaatattttgtttgtctggctttcttttctttgtgaccAAGTCTCAgtcttgtagccctggctaccctggaactcaacTATGAAGCCCAAACTAATCTCCAACTCTCAGCAATCCCCCTGCTTCACCTTCTAATTATAGGTGGAGGCCACCACACTCTTTAGTGTTGTTGTGttcctgtttgcttttgttttttgagacagagtctggaaTCAgaagaccaagctgacctcagatttccacctgcctcttcctgctgaccactgtgattaaaggtgtgtacctccaTACCCACTGTCTGGTTCATTTTTAAAGCATTCCTCACTGAGCCTGCTCAGAGCTTTTCATCCACTGATCTTAAAAGCAGAATTGCAGTGCAGTGGTGCTTGCTCCACAAAGTAGACCTCATCTAGTATCCACGAAATACAACCTCAGAAGATTCTTCTCaggattttgttttttgggttttttgtttgtttgtttgttttttggtttttgtttgtttgtttgttttcttttcccactgTATGAAATCTCCATGATTCCCTCCAGTATCTGTTCTTTGCAGATTTTCTCTAAGCCTGCCTGGGTTATATAGCAAGATTctactataaaataaataagaaaaacaaaaaccaccttgACTCCAGGGCAGTGAGCATCACCTGTTGGGCTTATTGATGATTCCAATACCCAAGCTTCTGTTATCTACAAGGTCGTGGCCTTTTTAAAATAAGTTCCCAAAGGGAAGGTTTGGCAGGACAGCTAAATCTAGTGACTTGTGATCCTGattatctgagtttgatccctggaactccgGTAAAGGtgataaatacacacacaaataaaaagtaataatttttttaagttcttagGGGACACTGATGTTCCTTCTCTGGTGGTATTTTggaaacatctgatatgcagatcAAAGTTAATAAAGCCCTGGACCATGTGGAATTTTCCTTAAGGAGAAGATGTAAGATTTATATGTCAAACTATGATGTTTATTTTACAGTTTAAGAAGTTATAGAAAGCTCCTAAGCAGGAAACTAACAAGTTTGAGTTCTTCAGGTTTCCAAGACTGGACTGATTAGagggtttggtttgatttggtttagtttggtttcatttggtttggtttggtgtggtttggttttgagacagggtagcaTGGGCCTTGAAcagagaatggccttgaactttgacCCCTagtctctaccttctgagtgctgagattaaaggataAACCACCAGGTCTGCTTTTGTTAGAATCCTGGGCCTAGCTAAGCAAACACTATGCCttgggctacatccccagcacccaccccccactcctcccaTGCCTTCATGCCCTCCCAGAAACTACTATtgataaaatactcatacacataaaatcttttatacatgcacacacgtattatataggtatatattttaAGTTACAATAAAGGCTCATTATGGgggggtgtggtggggtgtgGGTAATCCTGGTCAAGAGAATACAATCTCTGGCCCAGTTGAAAATCTAACACTCCTGGGACCACCCCTAGGTAGTTTAACCATAAGCCATGCTAGAGATAtatggaatatttttttcctttaatgagatgCTGTACTTTTCATTCCCAAACTTCACTCCTTCAAGCTGAGCAGCGATGAAGCTTTACTGGATCTACCCACTTCCTGAAACtactattgttctttttttttcttcttctgtctctttcaGGTGCTGATCAGCACCTAAGTACACTTTTTCTGCAACTTTgaacctgtaagcccagcacatgcatgcctggcgCCTGCTCTGAGGTTAgattccctgaactggagtttcaggttgAAAGccacatatgggtgctgggaaccaaatcctaGCGTCCTGAGTGACTCTTGTGCCCTTTTCCCAGCCCTGCTTTTTCTGATTCTAACAAAAGCAATTGTTGGTTCAAAAAAATCCTACCACAGAAAAACCGTgctaaagaaatggaaaattcagGCACGCTTTCTCACACCAGCCCAGCACTTGAGAACCTGAGTCATGGCTAGGACCCGTAAATGAACTTGTTCATTAATAGCCCCACTCACACGCCACCTCACGTCACGATTGATAAAGGTAATTCAACCCTTTTAAGTGAAACGGTGGGTGGCCCTGAAAAGGGCCTTTGGGGGGAAAAGACAGGGACCAAGTTTAGCCGCCGAAGCCGTAGAGCGTGCGTCCCTGGCGCTTGAGCGCGTAGACCACGTCCATGGCGGTGACGGTCTTGCGCTTGGCGTGCTCCGTGTAGGTGACGGCGTCGCGGATCACGTTCTCCAGGAACACCTTCAGCACCCCGCGGGTCTCCTCGTAGATGAGGCCGGAGATGCGCTTGACGCCGCCACGCCGGGCCAGGCGGCGGATGGCGGGCTTGGTGATGCCCTGGATGTTGTCGCGCAGGACTTTGCGGTGGCGCTTGGCGCCGCCCTTGCCCAGGCCCTTCCCGCCTTTGCCGCGACCAGACATACTGCAAAACTAGCTGAAAGCTTGGTCCACAGTGACGGCAGCAGGCCCGCTTCCTGGCTTTTATAATAGCATGGCGGACCTGTTTGAAAACCTGAAGGGCAGGGGCGGAAACCACACTCAACTCCCGCCCTTCTGGGCGTTTGTCCAATGAAAGGCTGCGGGAGACAAGGCGGGGCCTGAGACACTAACAAAGCCAGGAGTTAAAATTTAACACATTGTATTACGTGTGTCTATACAGTTCTTTCAGCCTTCTATAGCGGCATTGTATGTGTTATCAACAAATACGTTTGGCGTTTGTTGCTCATTTCACTAAATAGGAATGCATTATCATTTCTCCACGTCACCGCGcttctcaacctttttttttttttttttttttcccaagacagggtttctctgtgtagctttgcgccttaggCGGGCCTCGAGCTTCTCAACTCTTGAGTTGCGAagaagcaacaaaataatttcatggtgggAGAGGCGGGCACCACAACTTGGGGAACTATTATTAAAaggtctcagcattagggaggttgagaaccactgcgtcTAAGAGGTTTTAAGTAGTTTTAAGAACACATGTATAAGGTTCTAAGACTGTTTCTACTGACTTACGTATGCCTAGGACTCTGAGCAGTGTTCTTTAGTACGCAGGCTGACCCAGGGAAGTAAAAACTCAGATGGTTACATGACCTGAGGTCGAAAAGATTAAAAGATGTACAGGATATTCATCCCACAGGTGTGAATCTTCTGCTTGAATTACACATAGAAATCAAGGGTTCTGGAAATGAGGATCGTGggggctttctttttttattttgccttCATTGAATCTCAGAATTTCCTGCATGTATGGTTTTCCAAGAAACATTACATGCTTGTTGGAATGAAAATCATGTTCCTAATAATGAGTTGTTGGAAATGAGTAAGAGTCTGTAAATGAATGGTACTACTATTATGTTTGTCCTTCAATTATTCTTATAGGATTTTTGAAGAGAAATAGTAAAACTAAGTTTCAGTCCTTCTAAGAATAGACATGAAACCTTATACAGATTAAATCAAGTCTGTATATTTAATAAAGCAGAGATGTCTGTAAGGACATGGGGCGAATAACCTCTATGTATGAACTGATATTCCTATTGAATCAGCTCTGAAATTTCTCAAAATAGACAGGAGAGTGCCAGACACACAGGCCTTGCTTCTCTAGgagactgagtcagagacacagCCCTTGCTTCTCTAGgagactgagtcagagacacagCCCTTGCTTCTCTAGGAGACTGAGTAACTGTCATTGTTTCACTCTGTTCTGGGAGGTATGTAGGGTTGTTACCCTAATTTTATAGTCCCTTTTATATGTCTTATGAGTATATAGATCTCTTCATTTCTATTCCTTGATAAGCAATGCTCTGTCTTCTGATTTGGTACGAAAGAATCAATCTGGTGACAAAACTGTTTAAATCTATCAAACATAAAAGAGACTATAGGAAATGTCATATTCCTTCATTGTCTCATAGGCAGAATTATCCTAGGAACAATGAACAATGGATTATCTACCTAGGTCAACACACGGGTATTTCCCAAAGGATCCCACATTCTTGTGTCCAGGAATAAAGAGTTGAGCAGATACACACAATCACAGCAAAAGCAAGGACAGTTTGTTAAGAGGGAGTATACATACACAGAAGGGAGCCGACCAGAGCAAAAAAAGTGCAGACCCCCCAAAGGCCTACTGTACAAAGAGGTGGGGTTTGTATCTCATAAAGAGCTCTAGGATCATTTGTATAGCGTGGGCTTTCTCACTGTGCTGTTCCAAACATTTTTACAGCTTCCTACATTGCATATCTCATTACTATTCCAAATCTCCACAAATCGGTGTGTTTTTCAGGTCACCTTAAGACTTTATAAAGTGCCCTTCTCCTTCAAGTGTGACAGATGTGGTGAGGGCCTGAAAGACATTTTCCAAACTTCCTCCATACCaccttggggtttttgttgttgttttcatatgCTAATTTTTCAACTTTGAGGCAAGGCCTTCCCAACTTCTGTCACCACCCTATCTCTGGTCCCAGCACAACCACAATTGATGGGAAACCTAAATAATGACTGATGAATTTAGTGGAAATTCACCAAATATGACAGACTGCTTCTGGTAACAAAAGCAAGAACGGAAGTGCCATGTAATAAAGGATGGCATCATTACttttttccaaaaaagaaaggaatatccACATGATCTCAGTGTGACCTTAGAAAACAGAGTGGTAAAGCCTCTCTGAAGATAGGGGGAGCTTATCAGTCTGTGGAGTTGCTCCCTAGATTTAGAGGACTGTCCTCCTTATcactctcattttttaaattttctttcttctgctgtAATAAAGACTATTATTAAAAGCAACTTCGAATTATTTCAGGTTACAACTCTTGGGTCACACTCCGTCAGTAGAGAAGTTAGGTcaagaactcaagacaggaacacGAAGACAGGAAGAGAACATGTGAGTATCGCTTACTGGCTTGATTCCCATGGttcactcagccttcttccacacACAGCCCAAGACTACTTGCTCAATGCTGGCACTGCCCACAGAGAGCAGTAACctaccacatcaatcatcagtcaagaaaatggcctccagGCCAGTGCAATGTGCTAGAGGCGTTTCCTCAACTGAGTTTCCTCTTGCAAGATAACTACATTTTACATCagctgacaaaaaccaaccaggacaCTAGCCATCCTGCACCTCCCTTCCCCGTGAAGCTCCCATCATCTTCCAACTCCATAATCTTCCTGATCTGTCATTTCCTAGAACGTAGAATCATCACCCATCAAGTATCCTTCAGGAACCAGATATCAGACATGTCAGATTATGATGGTTCCCAGTAAATGTGTTCTTTTCTGGCTGTTCTTCTTTCgtcttatcttttcatttttttttttaatttgttttatttattagcagGGAAGTCATGgtatgcctgtggaggacagagaacgACTTttcagagtcagttctttcctttgtaCTGTGGGGTCCTGGgatcgaactctggtcctcaggtgTGTGCAGGAGCTCCTGCCCACTGAGTGTCTCAGCAGCTCTTTGTCTTTCTCCCTTCGAGGAGTTCGGACTCAGACTTTGTCTTCCAACTTGAATTCTCACTCGTGACAGAGCCACTGTAAGTTcttttctgcctcatggcttgtattcttttttatctcctctttttttattattaaaaatttttttttcattttacaaaccaatcacagatccccctcttcgcTCCTCCTCACGCTCCGCCAGCCTCCCCCCTTACCTTCTCATTTTTATCTTATCTGCTGTCACGAGTTTCTACGCACAGCTGTCACTACAGTGAGAATCATCATTATGTCAATAGTCTCCTCAACCTGTAATGTGAATTAATGTTAAATGTCTGAGGCATCGTTCTCTTCTAGATTTCCCTGGGAGAATATTTCATTGAAAGGAGCTTCACTCGCTGTTCCCTGGGCAGTGTCAGTGTTTGTCTATCCTCAGATGCCACGGTAATGGCACAGCTGGATGGATGATGATGGTATGGGAAGGAATCCCGGAGGTGGACTCCAAAGCCTGTTCCCGCGCTGCCCATCACTGGGACGTCTCACCTGTCCATAGGCCCAGTCTACAGGTGGTGTGCTGCAACATCCACACCGCAATGACTGTGGCTGTACTGAAGACACACTGAGCtggtgtcttttttgttgttgttgttattttttgtcttttttttttttttccagagctgaggaccgaacccagggccttacgcttgctaggcaagcgctctaccactgagctaaatccccagcctcATGAGCTGGTGACTTATAGAAACCATTTGCATTGTTTTTcgttttttattctgtttgttgtCCTTGTATTTTAATGTCTGGTTTTGCTGCACTACACAAAGGAATGCGCTATTTGATGATTTTGGTGGGTCAAAGACAAGTGTGAGACCCTGGCTCCTTAGACTTTATTCCCAGCAGTTTTCACTTCACGGTTCCTGGGAGACAGCAAATTACAGCTGCTTCAAAATAAGAGTAAGAACACTTTAATGGGTGAAGAATATGGTATCACCTTCTGCCATCAAGCTGGCTGCGACTCAGGTCAACATGAAGCACAAACTATATTGCATTCCCTGTAAGGGCATTACTTTCCTTTTCGGTGAGGACTGCCAAGGTTTCAGATTTA
This sequence is a window from Peromyscus eremicus chromosome 5, PerEre_H2_v1, whole genome shotgun sequence. Protein-coding genes within it:
- the LOC131911319 gene encoding histone H2B type 1-F/J/L, with amino-acid sequence MPEPAKSAPAPKKGSKKAVTKAQKKDGKKRKRSRKESYSVYVYKVLKQVHPDTGISSKAMGIMNSFVNDIFERIASEASRLAHYNKRSTITSREIQTAVRLLLPGELAKHAVSEGTKAVTKYTSSK